CGCCAGCAGGGGATTCACCAAGGCCCCGGCGGCCGGCAGCGGCACGACATCGTGTGCGTTGCCGCTCAGCCGGCTGTCAGGCTCCGCGATGGCGATGGCGTGTCCGCCTCTGACCGTCACCTCGTTGATCGCGCTGATGAGCAGCGGCACATCGTCGGGGCCGACGACGAAGATGACCGGGTAGCCCTCGTCGACCGCGCTGAGCGGACCGTGCTTGAACTCGGTGCTCAGCATGCCCTCGCAGTGGGCGTATGTGATCTCCTTGAGCTTCAACGCGCCTTCGAGCGCGATGCCGTAGGTCAGGCCAAAGCCGAGCGTGTAGAGGTCGCTTCTCGAATTGACGCTGGGCAGCACGCGGTCGACGTCGGCATCGGTGGAGGCGATCGTGTATTCAAGCAGGTCCGGCACCGTCCGCAGCGTCTTGGTGTCGTGGCCGCCGATGCGCATGGCCAGATAGAGGAAGGCGAGCACCTGATTGAGAAACGTCTTGGTCGCCGGCACGCTGATCTCATACCCGCACGCGAGCGGCAGGTAGGCCTGCGTGTGGTGCGCCAGCGACGACCCCAGCACATTGAGCAGACCCAGGCATTGTGCGCCCGCGCGCTCGGCCACATCGAGCGCGCTGAGGACGTCCTTGGTCTCGCCGCTCTGGCTCACGAACACCACGACATCGTCTTTGGAGAGCGTGGGCCCGTACTGCGCCACGAACTGTGGGGCCAGTACCGGCACCGCGGACCGGCCGGCGAGCCGGGCCGCGTAGACCGCCCCCACCATCCCGGCGTGGTAACTGGTGCCGCAGCCGATGTAGTAGAGATGCTGCGCGGACCGCATGGCGGACGCCATCACGTCAACGTGGCGCGACGCATCGAACAAGTGGAGCAGTTCCCGCGCGACGGCCGGCTGCTCGTGGATCTCCTTGAGCATGAAGTGCGCATAGCCGCCCTTGACGGCCGCGTCCATGCCCTGCGTGAACACTTCGGGATCGCGCTCGACGCGTGCGCCGTTGGCCATGCTCCAAAGGCTCACGCCGTCGGGTTCGAGTACGACGATTTCGCCGTCACGCAGGCGCACAATGCGAGTGGTCAGCGGCAGCAGCGAGGGCAGGTCGGACGAGCAGCACGTAAAGCCGTCGCCCAGACCCACGACCAGGCCGGAGCCCTTCTTGAAGGCATACAGGCGATCGTCGTGGACCGAGGCGATCACAAACGCATAATCGCCCTCGAGCACGTGGTAGGCGCGGCGAATTGCCTCCACCATGTCGAGGCCCTGATTCACGTACCGCTCGACGGCGTGCACACAGGATTCGCCGTCGTTGGTCGAGCGGACCGTCAGGCCCTCGGCGATGAACTCCTGCCTGAGCGCGACGTTATTGACGACATTGCCGTTGTGCGCGCCGACCATGTCGCCATCGCTGTCGAGATGCGGTTGTGCATTAACTTGCGACGGGGCGCCAAACGTGGCCCAGCGAAGCTGCACGATGCCCCGGCGGCCTCGCAGTGCCGAGAAGCCGAGACGCGGTGCGACCTCATCAACTTTGCCGACATCCTTTCGCAGATCGATATGGCCCGCGCGATCAATGGTGGCGGCGCCCACCGAATCGTAGCCGCGGTAGGAGAGCCGTCGGGCCGCGCCAAGCAGCGTCTCGCCCAGAGGTTGGTCATCGCGGGTGACGATTCCGAAAATTCCACACATGGCCCGTTAGTCTACAGCGGGATCGCTGGCAGCAGTAAGCAGAACTGACAGGCAGAGCCGTCGGTCTACACCGTGTGTTTCTTGATCTGGCGGTCCAGGCCGTGGATGTGCGCCCGGATCGCCTGGAGTGTCGCGTGGTCTCCCGCCTCGATGGCGACATCCCGCTCCTTCTTGAGGACGCGGATGCGGGCCTTGAGGGCGGCCTTGTCGATGCCCACCACATCATGGTGCTCGTGGATGGCGATATCCAAGGCCTTGCAGATGGCGACCAGCAGATGCTCCTTGTTCATCTGCGAGTACCCCTGCACGGCGTCATGCTGAATCTCTTTGGCAATCTCGCGCAGATCGG
The sequence above is a segment of the Acidobacteriota bacterium genome. Coding sequences within it:
- the glmS gene encoding glutamine--fructose-6-phosphate transaminase (isomerizing); translated protein: MCGIFGIVTRDDQPLGETLLGAARRLSYRGYDSVGAATIDRAGHIDLRKDVGKVDEVAPRLGFSALRGRRGIVQLRWATFGAPSQVNAQPHLDSDGDMVGAHNGNVVNNVALRQEFIAEGLTVRSTNDGESCVHAVERYVNQGLDMVEAIRRAYHVLEGDYAFVIASVHDDRLYAFKKGSGLVVGLGDGFTCCSSDLPSLLPLTTRIVRLRDGEIVVLEPDGVSLWSMANGARVERDPEVFTQGMDAAVKGGYAHFMLKEIHEQPAVARELLHLFDASRHVDVMASAMRSAQHLYYIGCGTSYHAGMVGAVYAARLAGRSAVPVLAPQFVAQYGPTLSKDDVVVFVSQSGETKDVLSALDVAERAGAQCLGLLNVLGSSLAHHTQAYLPLACGYEISVPATKTFLNQVLAFLYLAMRIGGHDTKTLRTVPDLLEYTIASTDADVDRVLPSVNSRSDLYTLGFGLTYGIALEGALKLKEITYAHCEGMLSTEFKHGPLSAVDEGYPVIFVVGPDDVPLLISAINEVTVRGGHAIAIAEPDSRLSGNAHDVVPLPAAGALVNPLLATIPLQMLSYKMSVARGHDPDFPRNLSKTLTVD
- a CDS encoding Rho termination factor N-terminal domain-containing protein produces the protein MAHTYHELKEKTVADLREIAKEIQHDAVQGYSQMNKEHLLVAICKALDIAIHEHHDVVGIDKAALKARIRVLKKERDVAIEAGDHATLQAIRAHIHGLDRQIKKHTV